TCCGTTTGGTCTTCGCCTAATTGAACCATGTACCAATTGGTCTTTTGTCCGGTTGGACCATTTATTAATTGGGCACGTGAATAGCCCGTCCAAAATGAATTGGAACCCATGGTCAGCCCGCCCAGTTGATACCTCTATGAACTTGTCAAGTGAGCCATTCGGCATGAACTCATAAATGATAGCCCTGTTGCTCCCTTCATTGCAAAATCCAAACAGAGAAACGATATTAACATGAGATGCTCTACTCATGCTGGCTAATTCATTGATAAACTCTTCTCCATCCCCCTTTGATTCCTTCAAGATCTTAAGTGCAATATCTCGGCCGCTGGTGTCAGGTAATTTTCCTTTACAGACAGTCCCTGATCCTCCTTTCCCGAGAACATGAGCAAATGAGTTTGTCCTCTTCTTGACACTTTCATAACTATAGCGTTTTAACATTACAGCCGCTTCAATGTTGGCGTCATTTTGATCACTCTTTGTTCTCACATTCTTTGCTCTCACAGTTAGCGCAATCGCAACAATAATGACCATTACAAGTAAAGCTGTTGAGACTCCTGTGGGAAGAACAAAACTCCAAAATTAGGTCTTATGCACATGAATGCAAAATAGAGCTATGGTTGCAATAAAGGGTACCGAGTATTATTTTTAACTTCCCGTGAGAATTTCCTACAAATGTATCAGAAACAAATTTTgattaacaaaactaaaaaacatTGTAGGACGAAGAAAACATTAATAAACTTACGTTTTTCTCCAGGTAATGGAGCCATAGAGGTTCTGTTGTTGCTTCTCCAAGCAAATGACAAAATCACAAATTATTAATCTATCACGTATATACGTCTATacattttgtgtttgtgtaTGAGAATGGATACATTCATTCCATAGTAGGCCTGGGTAAAAGGACCCAAGCTCTGAATCAAACTCGACAAAAAACCATGAACCgtaaactataaaaatatatctgAATCCAGAGTATTATATATTAACCAAACCCGAACGGGGTACGAGAAAATTAGGATTAATCCAAAATCCCCCACAAAATGGATCTAAAGATCTGAATAAgtattcaaaatctaaaaaaatattttaaataatcaatttcatgtttattttattttgatatctacAAATATTTGAAGAccgtaaatattattattaactgAACTCAAAGaatcattaaatgaacctaaaatgAGATGAGAGATCCAACACGGATTTTAGACGGAGTTATAAAATATACACAAACCCAAATTATTATTAACCCAACCTGACCCGAACATATACTAAATCGGGACGAGGCATAGGAGGCTCAATCCGAAAAGgcaaaaacctaaaaatatgaTCCTAACCCGAACGAACATAGACAACTTGTTACTTTTTATTCTTTAACTCGTTCATGTTTATTCTCAGCAGCCAATGTTCTATAAAATTGGTAGTCTATGCAAAAACTACCTAGGGGCTGTTCGTGGGAATGAGATTTTCCAATTTGAGgggaaacctttttttttgtttcggtGGTAAAGCAAAGTTTTTTTTAGGGAAaacgtgatttttttttaattttggcggaaaatgctatttttcatttttggaaAGAGAATGGTATTTTCGTTTTTGGcgggtttaaaaatatagaaaatataaaattacaaaaattatgaaattataactaaattttaatatgttttattaaaaagtgtaaaaattttaaaacatgtattattttgaaacagagagagtatataaTAACCATTGTACCTTTGGGAAATTCATGCCTAGCAAACATGCTTAtagttttgttttctgtttttgaTTTGTGATTTAACAAACACTATGTCTATAAATGTCTTTAGGTAGGATGGTAGGAACTTACATAGTACTCCATCCGTTCCATTAAGTtagactttttagaaaaaagtttgtttcacaaaaatatattttttatgttttctatgaaaaaattataaatttcaaaaaaattaattgattttattaaattgttATTGGTTAAatgttattgaaaattgaaaattacacaaaatgatatatttattatggtagtttaatgtgtttttttagtatgtgtgaaaatattaaaaaaaattatttttgtagaaCGGAGGAGGGGGAGtatgtaatatcataatataccagcataaaaaaaaagacagtacGAACAAAAATTCgctaaaactaaaatttgaaaGCGATGTTTACATTACACTAAACGTGTTTTGATTTCTTGTCTTGCAACGACCACCAGCTTTTTGACATAAAAACGAGAAAAATAGTGCCACCATCTTTGGCTGGTGGAAGCTTAGTGGTATAGGTTGAtggtttctttttattttccagATACAATACATGTACCTACCTAGAGACGTACAGCGTTTTGACATAGCGTTTTAGCGTTTTGACTAAATCACACtgcaagaaaacagcggtattctgacggacattccgacggaaaatgaaatcctcggaatatcccgaggaatttccgaggaaattccgaggaaacacaaaattgggtttcctcggaatttcatcggaatataccgacggaattccgagggaatatctatccgtcggaatattccgaggaaaaatgtgttcctcggaaaaaaccgatgaattccgaggaaatattatagccgttggagagccgttgggggattttacaaaattccgaggaaattccgacgaactagccttttccgtcggaatttcctcggtctgtcggcaggatttaaactataaatacaagcactcctcttcctcttcattcactccatatcttcatcctccctcttactctatttacacacgaatttgattcataaaaaatatgtcttcttcaaattattttcgttcttggatcgatcgacctcatttggatccgaacacgagattgcttacggaagaataccaacaaggtataacagaattcatggggttagttcaccgacaaccggaagcaaaaacaggtatgttaagatgtccgtgctctaattgtaaataggtatcttagtgatcgatcgatgcgttttcggatatatatccatcgatcgatccctTTATAAAACAACTTACacgattttccgaggacattccgaggaacgtttgagattctcgatcgatcgatgggataatccaatcgatcgatcacattgttatgctttggtccatcttagtgatcgatcgatgcgttttcggatatatacacatcgatcgatccgtttatttAACTAACacgattttccgaggacattccgaggaacgtttGAGATgctcaatcgatcgatgtgataatccaatcgatcgatcacattgttacgctttggtccatcttagtgatcgatcgatgcgcttTTGGATAtatacacatcgatcgatccgtttatacaaaaacgtacgagattttccaaggacattccgaggaaagcttgagattctcgatcgatcgatgggatagtctaatcgatcgatcacattgttacgctttggtccatcttagtgatcgatcgatgcgtttttggatatatatacatcgatcgatcctttataaaacaaaaattgacgtattgaaaccccaaacactagttcctcggaatttcatcggaatattgcgacggaattccgaggaagaagagggtttcctcggaattccctcggaataatccgaggaaattccgaggaaatagggtttttacaccgaaaacaacgttttgcggtttgaataacacctatataacccttattaagtgtcttacgttcattatgaagtcaaaaatttgttccttaccgtataattaacacttttccgattgtatgaacgaaatcccacaacataagagaaacacttataccttttaatgaacggtaaagggaatactttcaattagttttgaaatttgttatttcatggtttatgctcatctatacaaagaatcctcaatggtatgcattacaattgtataagaaatgaaatacggcaaaaaaaattgatgttttgaaaccccaaacactagttcctcggtattttctcggaatattccgagaaaattccgacggatattttactatccgtcggaatttcctcggaatattttcattttaccaggcaaatatttcgcgaaaattgaaattagaattccgacggaatttcgacggataatgtccgtcggaccctaggttttataaccacgagccccttcttcttccccatttctctcttcttcctctgcgcgactcttctcttctctccggcgatttccccctgaaatccgacgatatctccggcgatctcccccttctcttacacaaatcatgtaaggaccctatcccactctcttaggttctatttgttaggtttttttgtagttttgatagatttttgttagggtgattggttaggattatgatttggttgtataataggtttagaattgtgatttggttgaataatttgttttgttaaatcgatttagaattttttaataatttttttattttttttgtatttataaaatcgacttttgtttataaaatcgatttttgtattttacaaaacgatttttctatataaattcgattttttggattttacaaaatcttttttgtatataaattcaattttttggattttacaaaacatttttaatatctataaaactttttttgtgattaaaaactattatttgggatttaaaaacgaattttctatatatatattattaaaactattttttgtaattattaaactattttttatttattaaaacttttttttgtttattagaactatttttatatatttattaaatatttttaatatatatatatatttttttgtgattaaattatttgggattttaaaaaaaaaaaaattaatttatatatttttgtatttattaaatatatttttttaatttacaggtctcatgatgatcagacccggcctcgacagcgacgtggtcgtggtggtacggagagtcagtctcgggattccagccattttcaggattccccttcgccccacagctccaaccatacatctccctctgctgcacccgctcctgctcctctcgctcccgctgctgcatccgctcctgttcctccgggtcctccgggagcgatgagtgttgcggagttggttcaacagcccggtcgtgaccatcttccgtgtctcactccgtatccacatggacggggtcaaacatggtaattaaacattttttttcctttaaatttggattcattattaaccgtttgttctttttattaggttcaaccgatccgggaacgggatcagcgcatggatcaaccgtatgatgtactcggccctcgacaggggacatccgactttccctcacttccctaccgacaagcaggttctgtggtttcgtcagtttgcggtaagtattctaattttttacttatatttttaatctttaatataaattttctactaattgtgttttttttcagcaagagttcaactggaattccgatgagacgctctttatctatcaccacttcgtccataaagttatggacaactatgggaagcagatccacgagtggaagaagaagtgggaaatcaataaggttcgatttaatttattaaacaattttttaatttattaaactattttttaatttattaaactattttctttttttttttattaaaaggtcccaaagtcgatgaacgacatggtctggaaggagttgtgtgcgcattgggataaggaagagacgaaagaaacttcttccaccaactccaccaaccgcaggagcgaccgtaaagggaagggcatctacaagcataacttgggtgctcaatctattgccactctgggagatcgcatggtaagttcaaccgctttttcttcaattatttgagtttcagaattttaatttattgtgcatttcttctaatttctaatgtttctttaatttatgttttttttcaaggcggaagaaaatgatggcgagccggttgatgatctcgccctaatgaggagggcgtataccaacaagaagaccggccagattgatgacggtcttgtgagggacgtggtcgacctggtccaaactcaggtggtagacgaagtatctcagcttcaaaccgaggatgacgcttcgatggcttcgaccaacttttcccagtttcgaatcaacgaaatcattgaatccgtaagttcttttttttttaaagttcaattcatttatttcttgatttaaatttgtaaatttggctattttctattcagtcggttccaaagaagaagggacgtttggtcggtttgggtcgtcgcacccgaccggttcctccttcttctgcaccaccgccctttgttgatccagaagtacttacggctcagttgaaggacaaggatgatcgcatatttttgttggagacccagatggcggctcaacaggcgggctatgaggcacggaggaggctgaaccagcaaatgatagagatgatgcagaggatgtacccgaacgaggtgttcccggatgtgccagacccgtagtttttttttccaaaaactcggaatgttttatttttatttgtgaaactttgaatattaattaatatgatttcaattttaattttgattttatattttcgaatttaaatttcaaaaattttatttttttaaaaaaattaatattttttacattccgaggaaattaattatattttttactcgatcgatcgatgcgtttttggacataaatccatcgatcaatttgtttataaaaaaacgttcggaatataccgagggacacctttcctcggaatataccgaggaaccgttccctcggtatattccgagggacaatttcctcggaatattccgatcgatcgatgtatatatgtccaaaaacgcatcgatcgatgaacttccgaggaaatatcccgacgaagttctccgtcggtatattccgaggagatttctgacaaactagtgatcctcggaatttcctcggaaatttgtttcctcggaattccgtcggaaaattccgagggatttccgaggaaaaaagaaattccgaggaattatttccgaggacttgtttcgtcggtatgtcgtcggaataacgaaattccgacgaaattccgacgattttttccctcagaatccttgctgttttcttgtagtgtcaacCCCAGAAGAATGAAAGGAAAACAACTATTAAGCGTATTTACGGGAATTTACCTGAAGTTTTTTGTTGGGAGTGAATGAAGTAGGGCAAAACGTGATGACGTAATCGGTTGTGTTTGGGCAAGTAATAGTACTGTTATTGTCGGCGTAAGGATATATGTAAGCAAGTGGACACGCGTTCAAAAAGTTCTTCGTGTATGTTGTTGGTTTGCAATTTTCTTTGGACCTATACTCATTGAGGCAGCAACTCTCCGGCGTACCGGATTCTTGACACGGACTACTACAAGCTATTAGCGTTTCCCCAGAGAATGTCATAAGATCCTCTGGACAAGTCTTGTTCAGATCAACCACACAACCGGACGTGATACATGTAAAACTCTTCATAGACGGGACCACCATGATAGGAAGATTATAACCGTATTCGACACTAACTGCGTAGCTGTCGGAACCGCCTTTATCGAGTCTAAAGGAGGCGTATGTCCTTGAAGACCAACTGTAATCATCACCGGGACATTCAACTATTCCGGATTCACAGTCTCCCGTGGCATAAGAGAAGTTCCTTGTGGACGTGTCGGTGGAGCAGAGCGTCCTACCGGAGATAAGACCAAACCACGCAAACGGCGCACGTATGTCACGAGCCGCTCCTTTCTTTAGAGCGAAACCGGTGGAGTTCACTTGGGAGGACGTCCATGAGTAGATCATTGGCCACACTGTGTGGTCGCATTTGTTCTCTATGGTAAAGATACTCACCGACAACACTCCTATACGAGTTATTATaaacataaatacataaaaatgattaataaaaaagcGGTAAATATGATTTATCGTACCGGAGACAAATAAATGTGAAGCAAGGAGGAAAATCATCAGCAGTATCTCTGCCATTTTGCCAAATAAACTCTGATCTATATTTCACTCTTgcatatatcttttattttgtgtttatgttCTCTTACGTTAcaacaatgttaaaaaaaatgatatattgtTCTGCGTTGCATTTCTCAATTCGTAATATCAATACAAATGGTTGACGATTTCAAAACTTTTAATAGTTTGGTTAGTAGCTGTTGTTGTCGGATTAACTCTTCTTTTTATCTTCTATTGTTTTCTGACCATGCTTTCAGTGAAATACTGGAATTCAATcaataattttgtattattgGTAGAGACTCAGTCCTTTTTGTGGTGCAGATGTTACTCTCACtaattttatacttttttcTTCTATACTTTTATGCTTGACCGGTTAACCCTGTATATTGGCCAAGATTTTAAGATTATCATTATCCCACACATCTTTTTGTTTGCTAaagatgaaaattttgtttgttttagtatTTCAGTATGAAAAAGATAATTACATCGTATATCCATCTTCGAATCTTTTTTCGAATTTGATAGATGCATAATTAGTTACTTGTGAATTTCGTGTATGGAATCCTAATGATCTTCATTTTATCGATAGGAAATCGGAAAGTAATATTCAAAAAAGATTGTCATTACAGTATTTAttcaaatttgtatatttttgacAATTGTGTTGAGTATTGTTCCAACAAATTGTTTGTCAAGAAGAATATGAGtgctcaactttttttttttttgataagtatgtgAATTTCATTAGAAAATAAGAGAGTTTGGTAATACAAAAAGTTTAAGCAGGCCAGCCTTCctatgccaaaaaaaaaacagaggatgaCTACAATTTTGAAGCAGGTGCGTAAGCCGATTACTCATGTTTTAGCCATAGCTTCATGAGGTTGCGGAATTTCTTGCGGTCTTTTCTTACAGCGATTGCATTCCGAACTAATCAGTCAATCTTCTTGAAGGTAATCGAGAGAGGAGCTGAGATAGAGTTGTGCAACCTATCTATGCTCAACTAACCTTTTACCTGATGATATGTCTTTATATTATTTGTAGAATATGTATGGTCTACGTGATTGTGCAATCCAGGCTACTGCGATATGATTTCAGGCCCGTGTACAAAATTGTAAATAgctcaaatttattttatacaagGCCCAATATATTCAAggactaaaaagtaaaaatacaaaagaaagaTTTGCTGCATACTTAAACTTCTCCAATAGAACActattttctttctattttttaccccaaaataaaataactcctttgctcaaaaaaataaatagagtaactatattatagagttacacCATTAGAGTAAAACtaactttataatatatttattatattttagaataacatataaaaaaatattgcatCATTGGAAATGATCCTAGCACATACgaaaatttaacataaaatcTTCGTCGATTATCTACAAATATTTTCACGTTCAAGTACATTTAATACttgtttttaatcatttttattgtCTCACTATATCTACATGCATAATTTGTCACAGTAAACACTTCCGAATATAAGTATGAGCCAATACTAGTTTAACTGATTTAAATTACCCATTAATACTTTctgaaatttcattttattgacCTTAATTTATATTCCTTCCGTTTAAAGAtaaagatttagaaaaaaaaaattcactaagacaaaattttatgttttttatgagGTTTTTTGTATTAGTTAATGAAGCTATCTAAACTATATATCATTACATAAGCTATGAAGCCGTCTATTTTGAGTTTAAAATTCTGCTTGAATGATGCCACGAGCCAACGATATAAATCAACAAAAGCAAATGAGTTTCATCAAGAAGACAACAAGATATGATGCCGAGATTTTGAGaactttttctcaaaaaaaaaagaaaagattttgATATCTTTCTTGATGACTTTTGCTTGGGACTAGGCGGTATGGGCACaatatgttaaataataaaaatacagttATACTTAGGGCTTAATTAGGAGATTATTATCATAAGCATTATGCTCTTTGTTATCAAATCAGTAATTTTTAGAAAAGCATTTAGAATAACATTTAAATGATGCAAATGTTTTCCAAATGCTCTTTATCCGATGCTTTCGTATAAAGATTTGGTAGATCATTTGCATTTAAAGTATAtaccattttaaaaataatttaatatagtttattttatctaataatatcagaaacttatatttatatccaaaaactaaatttatatttcaaaaataaaattttttaataaaaagtattaaactaaaaatatttcacatttaaaatataatccaatatatgttaatataattcattattgttagtaagaatataaaaattaatatacatatatgttagAAATATGACATATCTGTATTAGTAAAAGAAAGcaaatatttatcatatacTACTTTTATTTATGAATCATCAGTTGCTTTACCATTCATTTTATTAAGAGAAAAtgactaggatagcactaaaaaaatgttttgtcacaaatatagcctataaaaataaaaatgaccaaaataacacttaatgttttatcaaaagagataaatatacacttataccccaacggtaaattaatttagacattaggatttagagttaaggggtgtggtttaggatttagggtttagagtttagggtttagggtttagagtttagattttatggtttagagttggagagtggagttttggggataagatttcaaattttgaaaaataaaaaaaaattaaatttttcaaaagataaaatgctattttgatcattttagtttttgaaagctatttttatgacataaatttagaaatgtgctattttagaGATTTGTCCTTTTATTAATTGTGTTTATGGGAACATAATGTTCTGTAGCATACTATTTTCATAGCATATTACTACGGTTTTGTCATCAGCTCTACTATTAAAGACCTAATGCAGTTGTGCATGGCCAATAAGTTTTTTTAACCATCTAAGCTAGTGGATTTTTATAACCATTTAAGAAAACTAAACCATTTAAAACTTCAGTCgcaataaaacaaacaaaaataaaatcatattctgataaaatatattaattatgtataattattagtttataatactattaaaaatatatcatatataagattttttaaatattattttattatattaggaaACTTTACTGATTTATATATTGGCCCAACTTCAAACTtacaatatttgttattttgtcttatttattattttgtcatGATCTTTATTAAtagatctatactattatttgcgaaatgatttttttttttgcattcgagctctcacgttaaaagttagaatgGTTAATATCGCTTATAtacttaatgaataaaatatataattatcaaaaaataaaaatgaatttaaaaattatttgattagataagtgattaaaattatataatcaaaattatctaaaatctaaaaaaagtattttaaaataataagatatttcaaatatatatatatatatatatattgtgttgttatccaaaaaatatcttaataaaaaattaaaaaattaaaaaacagaaaacacataacaaaatattaatcgaataattttcttaattttatatgattaaaaaataaaattgacgagtaatttttaagatttatttattaataatgaatatagtgcacaaagaaaatttcaaaatatttaatacataaaattttccaatgattacataaataataatttatcatcATAGTCTTTAAATTATTAATGCATGTATGAAgaagtaattataaaatgtttatgaCGGCGTGTGCGGTCAAAATacttagttttaatttatatataaaggcTTTAATGTATCCTGTTTCTTTTCCACAATAATGTCTGCAGCTTCTTTGGATGCGATTAGAGTATCTTGGCCGGTTGAAACAGTATTTTTCTCTAATAAACTTAGTATCGAGAAACTAGAAATCTCTTGGCTGTCTTTAATATCCCAATCCATTACCGGAGGCGAATCAAAGAGAGGCTTAGGTGGAACCGGCGGAGCTTCAAGACTTCCCTCTAACATCTCAACGACTTTTCTCATTGGTGGACGGTCAGCTGGATTGGTCTGAATACACCACAAACCCACCAATGCCATTTTCTTCACTattgtctcttcttcttctattatGTGACCTCCTATAAGTCTAATGGTTTCTTTCCTCTCTAGATCATCGTACATCCAGTCTGGAAAGTACATTGAACTTTGATTGGACCTACAA
The window above is part of the Brassica napus cultivar Da-Ae chromosome C8, Da-Ae, whole genome shotgun sequence genome. Proteins encoded here:
- the LOC106430616 gene encoding PR5-like receptor kinase, which codes for MAEILLMIFLLASHLFVSGTINHIYRFFINHFYVFMFIITRIGVLSVSIFTIENKCDHTVWPMIYSWTSSQVNSTGFALKKGAARDIRAPFAWFGLISGRTLCSTDTSTRNFSYATGDCESGIVECPGDDYSWSSRTYASFRLDKGGSDSYAVSVEYGYNLPIMVVPSMKSFTCITSGCVVDLNKTCPEDLMTFSGETLIACSSPCQESGTPESCCLNEYRSKENCKPTTYTKNFLNACPLAYIYPYADNNSTITCPNTTDYVITFCPTSFTPNKKLQVNSRKYA